From the genome of Sporomusa sphaeroides DSM 2875:
TTTTCATGTTGCCGATTTTATTCTGTACAACTCTTTGCAGCCACATTAATTCGGCGATTTCCAGCTCAAGCATGTTGCTTTGGTTGTGGAGCAATTTCAGTAGGTTTTGTGAAGTGTAGCTTGCCAATTGCGTTTTGATTTCTTCCAATGGCACACGAAGCTTACGTAAAATCTGGATGGTTTCAAAGACGTCGGTTTGCTGAAAGGTATAATAGCGGTAGCCGTTCGCTTTTACCACAGCCGGCTTAAATAAATCAATGCTGTCATAGTACATCAGGGTGCGTTTGTTAATGCCGTACATAGCGGCAAACTGCCCTGTAGTAAACTGTTTTTGCAAAAAATCATTCATTTCACTTAAGTCGGCCATAATTCGATTTCTCCTCTTGACTATACAGTTACTGTATAGATTATTATAATTTAGTACCTGGAAATAGTCAAATTAAGGAAACGCTGCCTTGAATTAATTTTTGATTGAAACAGTTATGCTTTAGACCATTTTAGCAGAAGCGAAAAGGGGTTTTACATAATATGAATATTATCATTCACGGTGTTCCGGTAGCGGCTGATCCGGCGCTGCCACGGGAAAAAATTAATGCGCTTGCACTTGACGTTATTCAGTCCTGGAACTGGGAATGCAGGGAGCTCGGAAGGATTGAGTTGGTTAGAGATGCACAATCAATTCATGTATGCGTTTACGAAAAACCATCAATTCGAAGAATTCCCAATAAATAACCGGGGACGGAGAATTGATTTAATTTTTAGCCGATTCAATTTAAGCTAAGCAAACATGCTTGAGATAAATTGGCGGAACAGCAAGCAATATTGCAATATTTTTGGAGGAGGCTGTAAGCATTGTTTTTAGCAAAAATAATGAAGAACTATTATGCGGGACTGAGTGTTATGGCGATTATCCTGCTCATTGCAGGGTGTGGCGGTAAGCAGACGGCGGTACCGCAAAAGGGAGCAGTGCCGGTTAAGGCTGTTAAGGTTATCCAGCAGGACATAACGCGGGCGAATGAATATGCAGGCCAGATACAAGGAAAAAATGAGGTGCGGGTACAGGCCCGTGTATCAGGCAATATTGTGGAAAAGATGGTTTCCGGCGGCGATATCGTAAAACGGGGGCAGCCGTTATTCCGTATTGATCCTATTCAATATGAAAGTACGCTTCTTTCCGCTGAAGCACAGTTGGCGCAAGCCGTGGCTAACTGGGAAAATTCGCGGACCGATACGGAACGCTATCAAAGCCTGCTGAATGCCAGCGCGATTCCAGAGCAGCGGCTGACCACGCAGAAAGCGACCGAACGTCAGAATGAGGCGCTGGTGGCTTCCTATCGCGCATTAGTCAGAAAGGCGCAGGATGATTTAAACAGTACATTGGTTGTTTCGCCGGTGGACGGACGTCTTGATGTAAATGACGTCAGTGTTGGAACCTATGCTCAGGCAGGGAGTACCACACTAGTGTCGGTGGGTGCTCTTGATTCGGTATTTGTGCAATTTAACATTAGTGAGAATGAATACCTTGACCTGCGTCAGGCTTCACAACAAAATCTTGCCGGCTGGGGCGAGGATGTGATGATTACCTTAAGCAACGGAAGCGTATATCCGCTCAGAGGCAAAGTTACACAGGTCGATAGAGGACTGGCCAATAATAGCGGCACTCTGACGGTAAAAGCGTCTATTGCCAATCCGGACGGAATTCT
Proteins encoded in this window:
- a CDS encoding efflux RND transporter periplasmic adaptor subunit; this translates as MFLAKIMKNYYAGLSVMAIILLIAGCGGKQTAVPQKGAVPVKAVKVIQQDITRANEYAGQIQGKNEVRVQARVSGNIVEKMVSGGDIVKRGQPLFRIDPIQYESTLLSAEAQLAQAVANWENSRTDTERYQSLLNASAIPEQRLTTQKATERQNEALVASYRALVRKAQDDLNSTLVVSPVDGRLDVNDVSVGTYAQAGSTTLVSVGALDSVFVQFNISENEYLDLRQASQQNLAGWGEDVMITLSNGSVYPLRGKVTQVDRGLANNSGTLTVKASIANPDGILIPGMFTRVKIDGALIKDAVLVPQRAVQQVLDKSLVMVVNAENQAEVRSVILGEKVGSFWLIKEGLTNNDVVIVEGLTKAQEGAALAVTVVAPEELGLSFN